The region CCTGCTCCGCGCCGCGCTGGTCGAGCGCACATTCGTGGCGAAGCCAGGCCATGGGCAAGAGGCGAGAGGCGAGAGGCAGGTGAGAAACATCCTCTCCACCTCGTGCCTCTGGCCCCGCGCCACTAACCCGCTGCGCGATCGCTTGCCGCAGAGAAGCCACCTCCGCAGAAAGTTCCGCCGTCCTCGACGGGGCCTCGCCCCGCCAGAAGGGGATATTCGGCGGCGCCCCTTGCGCATCTTCAACACGAACTTTGCCCGCTTCGATCCGCTGAATCCGCCACGAGGTATTGCCGAGCAACATGATGTCGCCGGCCAGGCTTTCCACGGCAAAATCCTCGTCCACCGACCCCACGACCGTGCCGTCCGGTTCCGCCACCACCGCATAGTTGGCCGTATCCGGAATCGCCCCGCCTGACGTGATGGCTGCCAGTCGCGCCCCGCGCCGCCCCTTGATCCGGCGGTTGATCCGGTCATGATACACATAGGCATGGCCCCGGCCTCGTTGGGTCGCAATCCCATCGGATAACATCCGCACCACCTGATCAAACTCTTCCCGCGACAGATTCCTGTACGGATAGGCCCGCCGGCAGAGGGAAAACAAGTCGTCTTCCGTCCACGTCTGACTCGCCGCCGCCGCGACGATCTGTTGCGACAAAATATCGAGTGGCGCGATCGGCACCTCGATGCGGTCCAACGTCCCCGCCCGAATAGCGCGAACAAGCGCGGCGCATTCCAACAACTCGTCCCGCGTCATGGCAAAGAGTCGGCCTTTTGGAACGGCCTTGATCCAGTGACCGGCACGACCGATCCGCTGCAGCGCCGTGGCAATGGCCCTCGGGGAGCCGATCTGACAGACCAGATCCACCGTCCCGACGTCGATGCCTAATTCCAGCGAAGCCGTGGCAATGACCACGCGGGTCTTGCCAGTCTTGAGCCGCTCTTCGGCATGCAGACGAATCTGCCGTGACAGGCTGCCGTGATGCGCCGCCACCACGCCGGGGCCCAAATCCTGGAGGCGTTCTTCCAGATAGTGCGAGACGCGCTCCGCCAGACGTCGAGTATTGACGAACACCAGCGTCGAGCGATGCTGCCGGACCAATTCGGCCACGCGGTCGTAGACATCGGACCAGACTGTATTCGTAGCAATCGCGCTCAGTTCATCTTTGGGCACCTCCACCGCGAGATCGAGTTCGCGGCGATGGCCGACATCAATGATCATCGGGCGTTGGCGAGCGCCCACCAGAAACTCTGCAACCAGTTCAATAGGCCGTTGCGTGGCCGAGAGCCCGATGCGCTGCGGCTTGGCCAATGTGAGCGCGTCAAGCCGCTCCAGTGACAAGGCCACGTGCGCGCCGCGCTTGTTCGGCGCCAGCGCATGGATTTCGTCCACGATCACCGTCCGCACGGTTTGCAGCATCCGGCGGCTTTTGTCGGCGGTCAGGAGAATGAAGAGCGACTCCGGCGTCGTGACCAGAATATGCGGCGGCCGCTTCAGCATCTGCTGCCGGTCCGCCATAGGCGTGTCCCCGGTGCGGACCAGTACGCGTAGTTCGGGCATGAGCAGCCCGGCCTGTAGCGCGGCCTGGCCGATCTCCGTCAACGGCTTCTGCAGATTCTTCTGGATGTCGTTGCTCAGCGCCTTCAGTGGCGAGACGTACAACACCTGGGTGTGGTCGTCGAGTTCGCGGGCGAGAGCTTGTTTGAAGAGGGAATCGATACAGGACAGAAACGCGGCGAGCGTCTTCCCCGACCCGGTCGGCGCGGCAATCAGCGCATCCGCACCGGATTGAATGGCCGGCCAGGCCTGCACCTGGACATCGGTCGGCTCACCAATCTGCGACCGGAACCAATCGGCAATGAGGGGATGAAACGTGGAGAGGCTCACAAGCTGTCATCCTACCAAAGCGGCGCGCCTCCTCCAAGGGCCCCACTGACGCAGGAAGCGCGCCTACCTGACGGCGAACGCGCTGACATTCCCACCCGTGATAAGATTTCCATTCAACGTCGTGCTCGTTCCAGCCGATGAGAAAAAGACTTGGTAGAGTTCCACGGCCGCCGCCGAGGTCTGATTCGCCCGATACAGAACCGAGGCACTGTTGGACGTCACCACAGCCTCCTCCACGACCCGTCCGCTGGCTAGCGTCGGATTGAGCTTGGTACTCGTTGCAGGCGTTGCAAACAGCACCCGGTACAACTCTCTCGTCCCTGCGGATGTCTCGTCCGCGATGTAGACGACTCCGCTGCTATCAGGAATAGTCGCCACACCATAGACATCCTCTCCGACACCAATACGAGGACTTGTCAGAGGCGTCCTGGTCACACCGGAAAATACCGTCCGATAGAGTTCGAATTGTTCATCAACCGCTTCATCTGCGATATACACGACACTGGCGCTATCCGGTGTCACGACATAGGTCGCACTCACATTCCCACCAGAAATAAGCCCCCCATTCATTTTCACACTCACTGTGGGAGATGCCAGGGCAACGCGATAGAGTTCGTTAATGCCATCCGTGTCCTGGTCAGCTCGATACACGACGCTGGCGCTGTCAGGACTCACAACAAAGTCCAGCACATTCCCGCCGGTAGCCAGGGTATTGCTGACCGTCACTCCCGTACCGCCTCCAAACACGGTCTCATACAACTCCGTCACACTGCTGCTCGTTTGATTGGCGGTATACACCACCCCCGTGCTATTGGGCAACAGCTTGAAGGAAGAGACGGATTTCCCTGATGCGTAGTTGGAATGCAGTTTGGAATTCGCACCACTGGACACAATCGTCCGATAGAGTTCGACAACTGTATCTGTGTCCTGGTCTGCTCGATACACGACGCTCCCGCTGTTCGCCGTGACATCAAACTCCAGCACATTGCCTCCCGTCGTCAGCGTCCCATTGACTCTTGTAGACGTCCCCGGCGATGAAAACAGCACCTTATACAGCTCATTGACTCCATCCGTGTCTTGATCGGCGAGATACACCACCCCTGTGCCATCAGGAAGCAGTTTAAAATCCTGTACATCCTTCCCTCCGGTAATCGCTGCGGCACTGAGCTTCGTGCTCGTTCCCGGCGCCGCCAGATTGACCCGATACAATTCATAAACGGATGTGGCGTCCTGATCCGCGATATAGATAACCGAGGAGAGATCTGCCGTGAGCGCAAACCGCTGAACGGTCTTGGGCAAAGCGAGTTGAGGATTAATCCGCCCCCCAGAACTCACCGAGAACAGCTCCTCGACCGTATCGGTGGATTGATCGGCACGATACACAACACTGGTCACTCCGCCATCATTGCTCGTGACACCGCTTGTATTGCACCCTATGAGCAGGAGCATTCCAAGAGCTGGCACGGACCAATAGCCATGTATGGCTTTCATATCCTACCTCCTTACACAACCTGCCTTATGCCAATGCTCGCGGACACCCGCGACACCATCCCTCTCTTGCGCAAGATCATCGCCATCACCAACCGCCAATCCATCGGGAAGTTTTCGATAGACTCTCCCGAACCATCGCTGGCACACTGCCGGCACGCGACACGGAGGGCCATCTCACTGTGCAGAACACTCTGATTATCCTTGGTTCAGGCTATACCGCGCGATTTCTCCTGCCCCTTGCGGCCCGGCACTATGCTACGGTGCTTGCCACCAGCCGCGATCCAGACAAGAATCTCAGTCACCTCTCACGAGACCAGCGCCTCCGCTTCGACCTTGCGCAACCTGACACGTGGACGGCTCTCCCCGACAACGCCGATATTCTCTGGAGCTTTCCCGCTGCCCCGCTCAACCTCGTGCAACAGTATTCCGAAAGACTCCGGACATCGTCTTGCCGCCTGGTCATACTCGGCAGCACGTCAGCCTACGAAACCGGCGGCTCCCAGGGCTATCCACCCCCCTGGATCGACGAAACGGCTCCAACCGATGGGACGAAGCCCCGCGTGCAAGGCGAAGACTATCTCCGCACCACCCTCGGCGCGATCGTCCTCCGCGTCGCCGGGATTTATGGCCCCGGGCGCAATCCCCTCAACTGGATCAGAACCGGCCGGGTCAGCTCCTCACGCAAATATGTGAACCTAATCCACGTCGAAGATCTCGCCTCAATCTGCCTCCTGGCGCTCGAACGAGGCACCCTCGGAGAAATCTACAATGTCAGCGACGGCACGCCCCACACCTGGAGAGAGATCTGCGATTATGCCCAGTGCCAGAGGGGAATCGCGCCACCTCTCTCTGTCGTCGACCGCGAACCGGGGAAACGCATCTCTATCAAGAAACTGACGCAGAACCTCGGCTATCAGATTCACCACCACGATCTCTACGAAGAGCTTTCTCTTCTTTGAATCCTCGCGGGCGTTCAAACTGGCTTTGAATAAGGCCGCAGCCGAGTCAAAACCGGAGGCGTACCCTCTTGGGTACGTTGAGGATTTTGACGAAGCGAGACCGCCGTTGGAAAACAGTTTCACCGTCCGGCTATCGCAACAGCGCCATCACGCTCACGCAGACGAGCAGATTGTTCGTGGCATGCGCGATCATACCGGGCAGCACACTGCCCGTCCGTTCGTAGATCCAAGCCCAGAGCAGTCCGCTCCAGAAGACGCTGAGAAAACCGATCACCCCATACCCATGTGCGAGCGCAAATATCCCCGCGCTGATCATCGCCGCGGGCAGCGGCCTCAATCGCCTGCGGAGAATCGCATACAGCAGGCCCCGAAAGGCGAGTTCTTCAAAGATCGGGGCAAAGACCACATACTCCAGCAAGCTGATCGTCAACACCGACCCGGAGGCCCACACAAGATCGGGATCGAACCACTCTGTCCAGTGATTCGTCATGTGCAGCGACTCGGCCACGCGGCCCATCACCCATTCGCCCCACAATCCCGCCGCCACGACGGCCAGCACGATCCCCGCAAGCCGGCCGGCCTGCGTCCAGTGAATCTGCAACCCGAATCCGTTCCGGAAGTTCAATCCCGCCGGCTTCAACAAGTAGGCATAGGCCATCGCCAGAAGCGGAAGGTTGGCCGCCGGAATGGCCAGGGCACGCAATGAGGCATTTTCGATCGGCGCGAAGGAGAGAAAGACCAGCGTCACGACGGCCCCCAGCGCCCCGCCCCTCAGCAGCACCGCACTGCCGATCCCGCCCGGCCAGGGCGGCGGCACACCCGGTTGATGCAATCGCAAGATGTCCGTCCGTTGCCCTTTCAACCGCACAATCCCGAACAACAGCACCGAGCCAAGCACCAAGCAGGACAGCTCCACTACGGTCAATACCTGCGCCCGCTGCTCGACCAGCGCCCCGCGCGCCTGAATCTGTCCCGCCACCGTGGCGCCCAATGCCCCGTCGCCGGCTCGCGCGGCCAGCGCGGCGGCCAGATGGCTGTAGAACCACCCGGCGGGCACGGCTTCGGCCAGCTCGGCCTGCAGGGCCAGTTCGTCCTCCTGTGAGAGCGGCCTGTCGCCATAGGCGGATTCAATGAATCGGGCATAGAGAGGAAGCGGTTCGGCATCGGCCTTCCAGGCCTGCGCGGCGGTGACGGCCTCTCCGCGATACCCGGATTCGCCTTGCAGAATCGCCAGCCGTAACTGCGCCTGCGGCGTGCCGGTCGTCGCCACCAGTTCCCGATACCACTGGATGGCTTGATCCCGTTCGGCCTGAGGACTGCCGGACGTCCAGGAAGCCACCCATTGTTGCCACCTTGGCGCCCGTTCCAAACCATCCTGCGCCTCCATCGTCCGGCTGACCATCAGATCGAGGGCCTGATCGGGGTCGTCAAAACGGTCGAGCTTGGGGCTATGCGAGGAAAACCAGAGAATGGCCCCGAGCGTGGCCAGCAGCACCAGCGCGGAGAGGATGCTCACGAAGGGGGAAAATTGCGGGCGAGCGGACCCCTCACACGGTGAAGGAGACACCGTTTCGACCGCTTCGCCGGCGCGCAGCGGCTGATCATTCGGTTGCGGCTCACATTCCATGGGTTCGACTATACCATTGAGCCCGGCCACGACCTACCCCCCAAACTGGGTAGGAGCCCCACTGGCGCCTCGAATATCACATGGCCTATCCGCCCGGAGTTGGCTATACTGTCACGCCGTAACCCGCTGACTTCTCTGATCAATGACCGATTGAGGCGCACTGATGCCCCTGCAAGGAAACACCCCTGGGAACGATATCCGGGCACACCTGCGCCATCTGGTTCCCTCCGCGAATTGTATGCCTATCGCGCTGCCGGGAACGGGCTCAGCCAGCATAGCCGCCACGCGAATCTATCGCCGCCCCATGCCACAGGAGGAACGCAG is a window of Nitrospira sp. DNA encoding:
- a CDS encoding type II CAAX endopeptidase family protein, giving the protein MAGLNGIVEPMECEPQPNDQPLRAGEAVETVSPSPCEGSARPQFSPFVSILSALVLLATLGAILWFSSHSPKLDRFDDPDQALDLMVSRTMEAQDGLERAPRWQQWVASWTSGSPQAERDQAIQWYRELVATTGTPQAQLRLAILQGESGYRGEAVTAAQAWKADAEPLPLYARFIESAYGDRPLSQEDELALQAELAEAVPAGWFYSHLAAALAARAGDGALGATVAGQIQARGALVEQRAQVLTVVELSCLVLGSVLLFGIVRLKGQRTDILRLHQPGVPPPWPGGIGSAVLLRGGALGAVVTLVFLSFAPIENASLRALAIPAANLPLLAMAYAYLLKPAGLNFRNGFGLQIHWTQAGRLAGIVLAVVAAGLWGEWVMGRVAESLHMTNHWTEWFDPDLVWASGSVLTISLLEYVVFAPIFEELAFRGLLYAILRRRLRPLPAAMISAGIFALAHGYGVIGFLSVFWSGLLWAWIYERTGSVLPGMIAHATNNLLVCVSVMALLR